The Neosynechococcus sphagnicola sy1 region ACGTTGCTCGTAAACGCCGCAAAAAAGTTCTCAAACTTGCTAAAGGGTTCCGGGGTTCTCACTCCAGCCTATTTCGTACCGCTAACCAGCAGGTAATGAAAGCCCTGCGGAATGCCTATCGCGATCGCCGGAAGCGGAAGCGAGATTTTCGCCGTCTGTGGATAACTCGCATCAATGCT contains the following coding sequences:
- the rplT gene encoding 50S ribosomal protein L20, which produces MTRVKRGNVARKRRKKVLKLAKGFRGSHSSLFRTANQQVMKALRNAYRDRRKRKRDFRRLWITRINAAARLHGLSYSQLIGQLKKANILINRKMLAQLAVIDPASFGKVVELAAQSGG